The Georgenia faecalis genome includes a window with the following:
- the hisN gene encoding histidinol-phosphatase, with amino-acid sequence MASPRLRYDDDLRLAHVIADQVDALTMSRFQALDLVVDTKPDLTPVSDADRSAEELVRSQLARTRPRDAVLGEEFGSTGRSTRQWVIDPIDGTKNFVRGVPVWATLIGLVEDDEVVLGVVSAPALGRRWWAALGSGAWTGRSLSAARRLHVSKVEHLHDASLSYSSLDGWADTGRLRAFLSLAQTCWRTRAYGDFWSYMLVAEGAVDVACEPELELYDMAALVPIVTEAGGRFTNLYGAPGPFGANAVVTNSLLHDQVLEALTSQHD; translated from the coding sequence ATGGCTTCCCCACGACTTCGTTACGACGACGACCTCCGACTGGCGCACGTGATCGCCGACCAGGTCGATGCCCTCACGATGTCGCGTTTCCAGGCCCTCGACCTCGTCGTCGACACCAAGCCCGACCTCACGCCGGTCTCCGACGCCGACCGCAGCGCCGAGGAGCTCGTGCGCTCGCAGCTCGCCCGCACTCGCCCCCGCGACGCCGTCCTCGGTGAGGAGTTCGGCAGCACCGGCCGCTCGACGCGGCAGTGGGTCATCGACCCCATCGACGGCACGAAGAACTTCGTCCGCGGCGTGCCGGTGTGGGCCACCCTCATCGGCCTGGTCGAGGACGACGAGGTGGTCCTCGGCGTCGTCTCCGCGCCGGCGCTGGGACGGCGCTGGTGGGCCGCCCTGGGCTCGGGCGCGTGGACCGGGCGGTCGCTGTCGGCGGCGCGCCGCCTGCACGTGTCCAAGGTGGAGCACCTCCACGACGCGTCCCTGAGCTACTCCTCGCTCGACGGGTGGGCCGACACGGGGCGGCTGCGGGCGTTCCTCTCCCTCGCCCAGACGTGCTGGCGCACCCGGGCGTACGGCGACTTCTGGTCCTACATGCTCGTCGCCGAGGGCGCGGTCGACGTCGCCTGCGAGCCGGAGCTCGAGCTCTACGACATGGCCGCCCTGGTCCCGATCGTCACCGAGGCCGGCGGCCGGTTCACCAACCTCTACGGTGCGCCGGGGCCGTTCGGCGCCAACGCCGTGGTGACCAACTCCCTCCTCCACGACCAGGTTCTCGAGGCGCTCACGTCCCAGCACGACTGA
- the rsgA gene encoding ribosome small subunit-dependent GTPase A, with amino-acid sequence MTPARGDTGTDDDRVRVRPNRRGTRPRTKQRPEHADATEAMVLAVDRGRYTLLGPDGTRLVGMKARELGRGARTAVVVGDRVAVVGDTTGRPGTLARIVRVEERTTALRRSGEDGESAGVERVIVANADQLVIVTALADPEPRPRMVDRCLVAAYDAGMEPILCLTKADLADPAPFLAQYAALEVPALVTAIEGAEVHGLDAVVDRLTGHTSVLVGHSGVGKSTLINALVPAAHRATGGVNAVTGRGRHTSSSAVALPLPGGGWAIDTPGVRSFGLSHVGPAELLRGFADLAAVAEQCPRGCTHAAGAPDCALDEWVASGNAGTAGQARLDSFRRLLAARIPDDPAEAV; translated from the coding sequence GTGACCCCGGCCCGCGGGGACACGGGCACCGACGACGACCGGGTGCGCGTACGGCCCAACCGCCGCGGCACCCGCCCCCGGACCAAGCAGCGCCCGGAGCACGCCGACGCCACCGAGGCGATGGTCCTCGCCGTCGACCGCGGGCGCTACACGCTCCTCGGTCCGGACGGCACCCGCCTGGTCGGGATGAAGGCGCGCGAGCTCGGGCGCGGCGCGCGGACCGCCGTCGTCGTCGGGGACCGCGTCGCCGTCGTCGGGGACACCACTGGGCGGCCCGGCACGCTGGCGCGGATCGTCCGCGTCGAGGAGCGCACGACGGCGCTGCGGCGCTCCGGGGAGGACGGGGAGTCCGCCGGCGTCGAGCGGGTCATCGTCGCCAACGCCGACCAGCTCGTCATCGTCACGGCACTGGCGGACCCGGAGCCCCGGCCCCGGATGGTCGACCGGTGCCTCGTCGCCGCGTACGACGCCGGCATGGAGCCGATCCTGTGCCTCACCAAGGCGGACCTGGCCGACCCCGCACCGTTCCTCGCCCAGTACGCCGCCCTCGAGGTGCCCGCGCTCGTCACGGCGATCGAGGGTGCGGAGGTGCACGGGCTGGACGCCGTCGTCGACCGGCTCACCGGGCACACCTCGGTGCTCGTCGGGCACTCCGGTGTGGGCAAGTCCACGCTCATCAACGCCCTCGTCCCGGCGGCCCACCGGGCGACCGGCGGGGTCAACGCGGTGACGGGCCGCGGGCGGCACACGTCGAGCTCCGCCGTCGCCCTCCCGCTGCCCGGGGGCGGCTGGGCCATCGACACCCCCGGCGTGCGGTCGTTCGGGCTCTCCCACGTCGGGCCGGCGGAGCTCCTGCGCGGGTTCGCCGACCTCGCCGCCGTGGCCGAGCAGTGCCCGCGCGGGTGCACGCACGCCGCCGGGGCACCCGACTGCGCGCTCGACGAGTGGGTCGCCTCGGGGAACGCCGGCACCGCCGGGCAGGCGCGGCTCGACTCCTTCCGCCGGCTGCTCGCGGCGCGGATCCCGGACGACCCGGCCGAGGCCGTCTGA
- a CDS encoding exonuclease SbcCD subunit D: MRILHTSDWHLGRTLHGVDLLDHQEAFLDHLVQAVRSERVDALVVAGDVYDRAIPPVAVVELLAEALERLTEHTRVVLTPGNHDSATRLGFGASLFRDQLVVRSRVEGVGSPVVVPSRDGTEEALVYALPYLDPDTCRHRLAGPETGDDGAPLVPARSHEAVARAAMARVHADLAARRAGGGPRVPALLMAHAFVVGGQPSESERDIRVGGVDSVPLGVLTAGGEDAALDYLALGHLHGPQRVGPDLDPEAPGRPLARYAGSPLAYSFSERHHRKSAALVELGPGGVRSVDLLDVPRPRGLSEVTGTLEALCSPAFDAQAQDWVRVLVTDAVRPPDLYARVRARFPHALVIQHRPESGPSPAAGVSPSLDPLLVAAEFVRTVGGADPDGAERAVLARAYEAVLAQEMSA; this comes from the coding sequence ATGAGGATCCTCCACACCTCGGACTGGCACCTCGGGCGCACGCTGCACGGGGTGGACCTGCTCGACCACCAGGAGGCGTTCCTCGACCACCTCGTCCAGGCCGTGCGCAGCGAGCGGGTCGACGCCCTGGTCGTCGCCGGGGACGTCTACGACCGCGCCATCCCGCCCGTGGCGGTCGTCGAGCTGCTCGCCGAGGCGCTGGAGCGCCTCACCGAGCACACCCGGGTGGTCCTCACCCCCGGCAACCACGACTCCGCCACCCGCCTGGGGTTCGGCGCCTCACTCTTCCGCGACCAGCTCGTCGTCCGCAGCCGCGTCGAGGGCGTGGGTTCGCCCGTCGTCGTGCCGTCCCGGGACGGCACCGAGGAGGCGCTCGTCTACGCGCTGCCCTACCTCGACCCGGACACCTGCCGCCACCGCCTCGCCGGTCCCGAGACCGGCGACGACGGCGCACCCCTCGTGCCCGCCCGGTCCCACGAGGCGGTGGCCCGCGCCGCGATGGCGCGGGTGCACGCCGATCTCGCCGCCCGCCGCGCGGGCGGTGGTCCCCGGGTGCCGGCGCTGCTCATGGCGCACGCGTTCGTCGTCGGTGGGCAGCCGTCGGAGTCCGAACGGGACATCCGGGTGGGGGGCGTCGACAGCGTCCCGCTCGGGGTCCTTACCGCGGGCGGGGAGGACGCGGCGCTGGACTACCTCGCCCTGGGCCACCTCCACGGGCCCCAGCGCGTCGGCCCGGACCTGGACCCCGAGGCCCCCGGGCGGCCCCTCGCCCGGTACGCCGGCTCCCCGCTGGCGTACTCCTTCTCCGAGCGCCACCACCGCAAGTCGGCGGCGCTCGTCGAGCTCGGTCCCGGCGGCGTGCGCTCCGTCGACCTCCTCGACGTCCCCCGGCCGCGCGGGCTCTCGGAGGTCACCGGCACGCTCGAGGCACTGTGCTCGCCGGCCTTCGACGCCCAGGCGCAGGACTGGGTACGGGTGCTCGTCACCGACGCCGTCCGCCCGCCTGACCTCTACGCCCGCGTCCGCGCCCGGTTCCCGCACGCCCTCGTCATCCAGCACCGCCCCGAGTCCGGCCCCTCCCCCGCGGCGGGCGTGTCCCCGTCCCTCGACCCGCTGCTCGTGGCCGCCGAGTTCGTCCGCACCGTGGGCGGCGCCGACCCCGACGGCGCGGAGCGCGCCGTCCTCGCCCGCGCCTACGAGGCCGTCCTCGCGCAGGAGATGAGCGCCTGA